The genomic region gactttaccgtttaacattttctgtgttgccttgttcttaagccgaagcatttaagaacaagtccccaacacataatCATTTGATCCCTCTGATTACCTATTCTAGCATCACATGGTCTTTACAGTCTCCATTTTTGTCATGATATTTGAACTTTTCATTGGCTCCTAACCAAATATCCAGTGCTCACAGCCTCGCACTCTTATTCCTCCGTATCATGCTGCCAACTGCTCACGATCGTGACCAACTAAAACCACATGTGCACGGAGGCATAGACAACACAGCCGGCGTTGTATTTGCGTCAGCGAGACATTTGGAGGAACGAAGTTGAACGAAAAAGAAAATTCAGGAACAAAACAAATAAGCTTGGGACAATACCTAAGGAACCAAACTGACTGTTCTGCTGTCTTAAAATGTTAGGAATTTATAGATAGTCTACTTAAAACACTCGCATACATTCATGCATTTTTACTCCTACAAACACATGGATACCATACCTCCATGAGCTGTTTCAAAGAAAACAGAACCAATAGTACATGTTGAGATTAAACCGTCTTCACATGTCAACGAACAAAAGCATACCACCAGAAGAATTGACTCCTTAAATAATTTGATGAAAATATAAACATCCTTATAGGTTGAGGACTTATGGCCACTGCAATAAAGCTAACGCCTTAATGGATGAAAATTGCAAAGAGAACGGTCTGCTATTTCCATGTCAGTTAATCCATTTTATATCAACTAGACTCATTAAGGGCTTGTTTGTTTTACTGttgatccatgtggattgagtgttaTTGAGTCGGTTTAAACCTATAGCAAATCAAAATTCATCACAATCCATTCCAATATACTCCAATCCACATGGAattgaaataaccgaacaaggtctaGGAGTAGACCTTGTTCGTTTAGACATgattccatatggattggagtggattgagtGGGTTTAGGATGtattttgacttgctatggaaTTAAACCGACGCAATACCAtctaatccacatggattgaagaACAACCGAATAGATTCGTCAATCAACTGGAAAGCCAAGAAATCTGTTGATCAGGGTGACGACTGGTTTGGCATCCCCTGGCTCATAAGGAACCAGTGTCTCTAGGTCCATTGCCCGGATGGTCTCTCCCAATGTTTGTGGGCGTGCACAGAAGAGATGCTTCCTTTCAGCCAATTCTTCTGCTAATTCACTCTGGTGATTGTCCATCAAATCTTCATTTACAACAACGATTAGTGGTTTGCCGAGTCGCAGAGTCTCAAATATGCTTCCTGAACCTGCCAGTGCTAAATCTTGAGAAACAAAACAATAAATAACATAGGCAGACAAGATATTTCAAACAAAAAACTTTGTCAATCGCAAGGCCTGGCTTTTGAGTGCGCAGTTAAAAGCATATTGATCCAGATATGCAGAACAGCTGAGTTGCAAAAGGGCACCCGTGCTGATCATTTTTTAGCATCACGAACTTAAAAGAAAAACTGAATACTGCCTGCAAGTTTTGATTCACTGCTGCAGAATAGTCCTTATGCAAATTATTCAATGATATGCAAATGGAAAACTTTTGATAGTAACAAAAGATGGAGCGAATTCTGAACAGTAAAAAGGTTAAAATATACCATAGTTGCAATTAACAAACCCACTTTTTACATTGCCTTGTACTGTCCTGGATTCTAGGGTAACCTAGCAATCTTTCATGATAACAGAGGCATGATTCTTAAAACCAGAGGTTGTAGTCCTTGATTATTTACTAAATCTCTTGCGTCTATTAGGTTGTGACCAGCAGATCGTGCATATTGCCATGCATAACACTGTTTTGTATTGTAGACTGTATTGTACCCAGAGAGGAGATTGAAATACGAGATAAGATAGTTAAGACTGTTTCCAGCAGATCGTGTGTATGGTCGTGCAAAACACTTTTGCATCGTAGACTACACTGTTCACAAAGTGAAATTTGAAAGAGGAGATGAGGTGGGAGATGATGGATAAACTGTTGGAGACAACCTTAAGGATTGAAGGTTCTCAAATCTCAAGACAACCTTAAGGATTGAAGGTTCTCAAATCTCAATCACTTCATCAGATAAATAAGGAAGTGGGGCAGGGTGAAAATAGCTCAGATTCCAAAGAATATGATAGATTGTTACTTATATAGCTCATCATTCTAAAATAGAAAGAGAAGAGCAAGCTAAAAGGAAGTATGTTATTTCACATTTTATGGTCTAAAATAAAATTAGTGGAAAAATTCTCCGATGCATTTAGTTCATCCTAGCAATTTCAAGATTTAGCGAGGAAAAATATAATGCCATGGAAAATATTCCAATGTTTTCATCCATTTTGGAAAGACTATAACACACCTGCATGGCTGATAACTAGGGAAGCTGTTCTCATATTGTCAGCGATGCTTGGTGAaaatgtgaaatgatcaacttgaaGGGTAGCATCTCCTGAGACCTGTAGTCCCAAATCGATAAATACTATTAACTTTACTGCATAATTAAAAACAGGGGACGAGAACCACATGAATATTTAAAAAAGGAAAGCAAGGTTAATACAATTAAAGTAAGCAGCTGGTGAAACAAGTTGGACATATGAATAAGGGGTGAACAATACTGCAAAACAACTATAGGTTTGTTTTCTCAAACATAAAGAACTGCTGCTCAGAAAACATCAGTTCACACAAACACTGTTTACTAAAACAACATTTGTTTGGGAAAAGTCTTAGTCATAAAGCATCTGAATCAATATTTGCGCAAAACAATTTGCAGGACATTCATTTGCCAaaaaaacatatgtggtgtgCTTTCAATTTGGTTTTCATTTAGGATGACTTAAATTACCAGTTATG from Zea mays cultivar B73 chromosome 6, Zm-B73-REFERENCE-NAM-5.0, whole genome shotgun sequence harbors:
- the LOC100280032 gene encoding uncharacterized isoform X1 → MADREHRTVFVTVGTTCFDALVMAVDSPEVKKALLQKGYSNLLIQMGRGTYVPLKVSGDATLQVDHFTFSPSIADNMRTASLVISHADLALAGSGSIFETLRLGKPLIVVVNEDLMDNHQSELAEELAERKHLFCARPQTLGETIRAMDLETLVPYEPGDAKPVVTLINRFLGFPVD
- the LOC100280032 gene encoding uncharacterized isoform X2; translation: MADREHRTVFVTVGTTCFDALVMAVDSPEVKKALLQKGYSNLLIQMGRGTYVPLKVSGDATLQVDHFTFSPSIADNMRTASLVISHAGSGSIFETLRLGKPLIVVVNEDLMDNHQSELAEELAERKHLFCARPQTLGETIRAMDLETLVPYEPGDAKPVVTLINRFLGFPVD